A window of Pirellula sp. SH-Sr6A contains these coding sequences:
- a CDS encoding efflux RND transporter periplasmic adaptor subunit, translating to MNLPSQARFIAVLMLALATSAASGHEGHQPLPTKGVQVDTQNGQLTLSAQARNAIGLQAEELLVGTVASTLTVYAEAVTPWQAKAFGSAQISGRIAKLLSRPGDFVKKDQIIAELSSRELELLKLDYQQAVNDVSLNQRLLDMTRPTALAGAVPMQRLLEIENAVEQSQNRVEVARIRARTLGVSSDVFQNSASGSLNYPIRSPIAGQILHSDLAEGKYVEALEHLFEVVNTDEVWVRLQLLEKDIFKAKVGNRVKVEFPASSISVEGIIDRMDAGLDSQTQVSSAWMTLANQTIIPGLVGRGTIYTSEQDEKLTVPQRAVYSDGLQNYVFVEEASTRTSAEYRKKTIQLGKRTLEAHKQSEPMVEVLQGDIYPGDRVVVKGGHELSSLFFLGVLKLYSSDQQRLGIRSEPASHREVASTTQLTASVTLPPENRSVLSSQLDGTVYSHKLNPGRYVEAGEILLEIASPEFHKLQLDLISTSLDADLSLRRADRLDGVKGDAVSLRIVLETRSEADQLKARAESLRRQLSTLGLLESEIESIVKERRILNYLPLRSNIAGRITSSVVTLGETVSASQPLVEIHNLESVWIEAHVRSPETHSLNGEVNGIATILADPDISFPVVVSRISPTVNESTRTQRIWLTPKSNSSVPQLRSGALITVVLPIGSPTSTLAIPSSAILREGMHYFSFVQKDDGYVDRRRLKIGRSDGAYTEIVDGIEAGELVVTVGGRELQTAFASLR from the coding sequence ATGAATCTTCCATCACAAGCTCGATTCATCGCAGTGTTAATGCTTGCCCTGGCTACGTCGGCGGCTAGCGGCCACGAGGGACATCAACCGCTTCCCACCAAGGGTGTTCAAGTTGATACACAGAATGGTCAACTGACATTGTCAGCGCAAGCGCGGAATGCCATTGGACTTCAAGCGGAAGAACTTCTGGTAGGCACCGTTGCTTCCACGTTGACGGTCTATGCGGAGGCCGTTACACCGTGGCAAGCAAAGGCGTTCGGCTCGGCGCAGATCTCTGGTCGCATCGCCAAACTACTATCGCGTCCTGGGGACTTTGTGAAAAAGGACCAGATCATTGCCGAGTTGAGTAGCCGCGAATTGGAACTGCTCAAACTGGATTATCAGCAAGCAGTTAATGACGTAAGCCTTAATCAGCGTCTGCTTGACATGACAAGACCAACTGCGTTGGCCGGCGCTGTGCCGATGCAACGATTGCTGGAAATCGAAAACGCAGTTGAGCAGAGTCAGAACCGAGTGGAAGTCGCCCGAATTCGCGCCCGTACTCTTGGCGTTTCTTCCGATGTCTTCCAAAACAGCGCATCTGGTTCGTTGAACTATCCCATTCGGTCGCCTATCGCTGGCCAGATCCTTCACTCGGACCTGGCAGAGGGCAAGTACGTGGAGGCGTTGGAACACCTATTTGAAGTTGTTAATACCGATGAAGTTTGGGTTCGGCTTCAACTCTTGGAAAAGGATATTTTCAAGGCCAAAGTAGGCAACCGAGTGAAGGTCGAGTTCCCTGCGTCGTCGATCTCGGTAGAAGGCATTATCGATCGCATGGATGCTGGTTTAGATTCCCAAACTCAAGTCAGTTCAGCGTGGATGACACTCGCAAACCAAACGATCATTCCTGGACTTGTTGGTCGGGGCACGATTTATACGTCAGAGCAAGATGAGAAACTCACCGTTCCGCAGCGGGCAGTATACAGCGACGGGCTGCAGAATTATGTATTTGTTGAAGAGGCATCGACTCGGACATCCGCAGAGTACCGGAAGAAAACCATCCAGTTAGGTAAGCGTACTCTGGAAGCGCATAAGCAAAGCGAGCCGATGGTCGAAGTGCTCCAAGGCGACATTTATCCTGGTGACCGAGTGGTAGTAAAGGGAGGTCACGAGTTGTCGAGCTTGTTCTTTCTTGGCGTCCTAAAGCTCTATAGCAGTGACCAGCAACGTTTAGGGATACGGTCCGAGCCAGCGAGTCACCGCGAAGTTGCTTCGACTACGCAGCTAACAGCGTCCGTGACGTTGCCCCCCGAGAACCGAAGCGTACTTTCCTCTCAACTAGACGGAACGGTCTATTCGCACAAACTAAATCCGGGACGATACGTCGAGGCCGGTGAAATATTATTGGAGATTGCTTCGCCTGAATTTCACAAGCTCCAGCTCGACCTGATCAGCACGTCGCTTGACGCCGATCTCTCGCTTCGTCGCGCTGATCGGCTTGACGGCGTCAAAGGCGATGCGGTTTCACTACGCATCGTATTGGAAACGCGCTCGGAAGCGGACCAGTTAAAGGCGCGGGCCGAAAGCCTAAGGCGGCAGCTTTCTACGTTGGGATTACTTGAAAGCGAAATAGAATCAATCGTTAAAGAACGGCGAATCCTCAACTATCTTCCACTTCGCTCCAACATAGCAGGGCGCATTACCTCGTCCGTAGTCACATTAGGCGAAACCGTTTCCGCGAGCCAGCCTCTTGTCGAAATTCACAATCTCGAGTCCGTATGGATTGAGGCGCATGTACGATCGCCCGAGACCCATTCTCTAAATGGAGAAGTGAATGGCATCGCCACGATACTTGCCGATCCTGACATTAGCTTTCCAGTCGTCGTTTCACGAATCAGTCCAACCGTAAACGAGTCGACCCGCACACAGAGGATATGGCTTACTCCAAAGTCTAACTCCAGTGTCCCGCAACTTCGCTCAGGCGCATTGATCACGGTCGTCTTGCCGATCGGAAGTCCGACATCGACTCTTGCGATCCCCTCATCCGCCATCCTTCGCGAGGGGATGCACTATTTCAGCTTTGTTCAAAAGGACGATGGATACGTCGATCGACGCCGACTAAAAATTGGTCGCTCTGACGGTGCGTACACGGAAATTGTTGACGGTATCGAAGCGGGTGAGTTGGTCGTAACCGTTGGTGGTCGTGAGTTACAGACGGCCTTTGCATCATTGAGGTAG
- a CDS encoding zf-HC2 domain-containing protein: protein MNCDMVAEHLSAYIDQELDTAACLQLEEHVEQCDACRGLMSEYRSMGVLMRRSERIVDTEAVWEQVSRKLESPVVTLASTEFQWRDWAKRYGTSILAAAAGVLILVSALRYAAPDNHDTANALHDHAAMAVDFAEVFRSARTEPQIALSKLSEKYDGRELGTEEATKYLGYQPALFKSVPEGFTRVSTHVLNMPCCKCSATICERSDGTSLIVFEHRDEQPVWFGDSPSIETQCAGMPCKIIESAGQLAVSWRNQDRQMTILGADDLTEVNHWVASLKL from the coding sequence ATGAATTGCGATATGGTTGCAGAGCACTTGTCGGCGTACATCGACCAAGAGCTCGACACCGCGGCTTGTCTCCAACTGGAGGAGCATGTTGAGCAATGCGATGCATGCCGTGGGCTGATGTCTGAATACCGCTCGATGGGCGTATTGATGCGACGTTCGGAGCGAATAGTCGATACGGAAGCAGTATGGGAACAAGTTTCTCGCAAACTTGAATCTCCTGTTGTGACACTTGCTTCGACAGAATTCCAATGGAGGGATTGGGCCAAGCGTTATGGCACTTCTATTTTGGCCGCGGCTGCTGGTGTTCTTATCCTGGTTTCGGCACTGCGCTATGCTGCGCCCGATAATCACGACACCGCTAATGCGTTGCACGATCATGCTGCCATGGCTGTAGATTTTGCCGAGGTATTCCGCTCAGCCAGAACGGAACCTCAGATCGCCTTGTCCAAACTGAGCGAGAAGTACGACGGCCGTGAACTAGGTACCGAAGAAGCTACGAAATATCTTGGTTATCAGCCGGCATTATTCAAGAGTGTTCCCGAGGGGTTCACACGTGTGTCAACACACGTTTTGAACATGCCATGCTGCAAATGCTCGGCAACCATTTGTGAGCGAAGCGACGGCACATCACTGATTGTTTTTGAACACAGAGATGAGCAACCTGTCTGGTTTGGCGACTCCCCGTCAATTGAGACGCAGTGCGCGGGCATGCCTTGCAAGATTATTGAGTCAGCTGGGCAACTAGCCGTTAGCTGGAGAAATCAAGATCGGCAAATGACGATCCTCGGCGCAGATGATCTGACTGAAGTGAATCACTGGGTAGCATCTCTGAAGTTGTAA
- a CDS encoding RNA polymerase sigma factor produces MIPTESSNEMNGKAEDRASPLTKEELTLWISRASNGHRESQKHIYELLAARCYRVIRKIVGDSHADDVMQDFVIHLFSRLSQFRFESTLETWAHRMAVNQSLQYLRKMKREEQRIQKVAEAGEVSLDFNQKIQADEDIEVLELAMQQITGEQRAILHMKEVEGLGYSAIASVLGIPEGTVGSRLNKARNELRTSLIHLGWEA; encoded by the coding sequence ATGATACCAACAGAGTCATCCAATGAGATGAATGGAAAAGCGGAGGATCGTGCATCACCGCTGACTAAAGAAGAATTGACGCTGTGGATTAGTCGTGCCAGCAACGGACATCGAGAGTCACAAAAGCACATTTACGAGCTATTGGCAGCCAGGTGCTATCGAGTCATTCGAAAGATTGTTGGCGATAGTCATGCTGACGACGTGATGCAGGACTTCGTTATCCACTTGTTTTCGAGGCTTAGTCAGTTTCGTTTCGAATCGACGCTCGAAACATGGGCGCACCGCATGGCTGTGAATCAAAGCTTGCAGTACCTGCGAAAAATGAAACGGGAAGAACAGCGCATTCAAAAAGTCGCGGAGGCTGGAGAGGTGTCTTTAGATTTTAATCAAAAGATTCAAGCAGACGAAGACATCGAGGTTCTTGAGTTGGCTATGCAGCAAATCACGGGTGAGCAGCGAGCGATTTTGCACATGAAAGAAGTCGAAGGGCTTGGATACTCAGCGATCGCAAGCGTTCTGGGCATACCCGAAGGTACCGTTGGTTCACGACTAAACAAGGCTAGAAACGAATTGAGGACTTCTCTGATCCACTTGGGCTGGGAGGCATAA
- a CDS encoding heavy-metal-associated domain-containing protein, with product MNQEPRKQAFQITGMTCGHCKSAVESAIRATDGVTAAQVDLKAGKAVVEGQFVDKSIMASVEEAGYEAVASN from the coding sequence ATGAACCAAGAACCACGTAAACAGGCCTTCCAGATCACTGGCATGACCTGCGGCCACTGTAAATCAGCGGTTGAGTCAGCCATCCGAGCCACCGATGGCGTAACCGCTGCCCAGGTTGATTTGAAAGCAGGAAAAGCAGTTGTCGAGGGGCAATTCGTCGACAAATCAATAATGGCTTCCGTCGAAGAAGCCGGCTATGAAGCAGTAGCCTCTAATTAG
- a CDS encoding heavy metal translocating P-type ATPase, whose protein sequence is MMNAEQTVEIGVKGMTCAACVRRVENGLRKIPSVTSASVNLATERAAVEFDHFPQAGELETIQLAITKLGYEPVELSTVRNAGSIEDNDLEAQRLWHLFVGAAIFALPIVVLAMAPMLSDGVMSLMMSWLSMEQWNWVMFGLAIPVQFWFGGRFLRLGAKSLFSTSPDMNSLILLGTMAAFLYSTVVTVFPQWIPPQSRHVYFEASAVVITLILLGKFLETKSRHQASDAMKVLLKLVPKMATVIRNGEAVTIPAEAVVLNDVVEVRPGSAIAVDGVVVSGSTYIDESMVTGESVPVAKEAGDEVVAGTINGSGSIQFRATAIGADTTLAKIVAFVESAQASKPRIQGIADRVVAYFVPVVLLIALLTALAWLFVMPGGSIDQALIHAVAVLIIACPCAMGLAVPTSVMVGTGKAAQQGILFRSTDAIESLSQVALIAFDKTGTLTVGKPHLSLFHVLPPFSSDDLLAQLALVEQRSEHPLATAIVDAAAKGPKSPLTVTSFNAIAGAGVEAELSNGHAIIIGSEKMMRERRIETSSFDAQVADAMSEGSGYFFAAVDGSLAAIMIVSDPIKPSTQSAVEHLKQSGYEVALISGDNERTALSIADRCGIPATMVYAEVRPNDKADVVYTLKRDGRRVAFVGDGLNDAPALTIADVGIAMGTGTDLAIESADVIAMSGDIQNIPRAISLSKAVMLNIKQNLGWAFGYNVLLIPIATGLLKPMTGLSLSPIAAGLAMSLSSFFVVTNALRLRSWR, encoded by the coding sequence ATGATGAATGCTGAGCAGACGGTCGAGATTGGCGTCAAGGGCATGACCTGCGCTGCGTGTGTCAGACGCGTCGAAAATGGACTGCGCAAGATCCCATCAGTGACCAGCGCTTCAGTCAACCTCGCGACGGAGCGTGCGGCGGTCGAGTTCGACCATTTCCCACAAGCTGGCGAACTCGAAACGATCCAACTTGCGATTACAAAGCTGGGTTATGAGCCAGTTGAGCTCTCCACGGTGCGAAACGCGGGTTCGATTGAGGACAACGATTTAGAAGCTCAGCGATTGTGGCATTTGTTCGTCGGAGCAGCGATCTTTGCACTACCGATCGTTGTGCTTGCGATGGCTCCCATGTTGTCCGACGGAGTCATGAGTTTGATGATGTCCTGGTTGTCGATGGAGCAGTGGAATTGGGTCATGTTCGGCTTGGCCATTCCTGTTCAATTCTGGTTTGGCGGACGCTTCCTTCGACTAGGCGCAAAGAGCCTCTTTTCAACATCTCCCGATATGAATTCGCTGATTCTTCTGGGGACGATGGCCGCTTTCCTCTACAGCACTGTTGTCACGGTTTTTCCCCAGTGGATTCCTCCGCAATCGCGTCATGTCTACTTTGAAGCGTCAGCAGTGGTGATCACACTGATCTTGTTAGGCAAATTCCTTGAAACGAAGTCCAGGCATCAAGCGTCTGACGCAATGAAGGTACTGCTAAAACTGGTACCGAAAATGGCCACAGTTATACGCAACGGTGAAGCGGTAACCATTCCTGCGGAGGCTGTTGTCCTTAATGATGTTGTTGAAGTCCGCCCTGGATCTGCCATCGCAGTGGACGGTGTGGTCGTTAGTGGCTCTACCTATATCGATGAGAGCATGGTGACTGGTGAGAGCGTACCAGTGGCCAAGGAAGCGGGGGACGAAGTGGTGGCAGGTACGATCAACGGCAGCGGAAGTATTCAGTTTCGAGCCACTGCCATCGGAGCCGACACGACTTTAGCGAAGATCGTGGCGTTCGTTGAATCTGCGCAGGCTTCCAAGCCGCGCATTCAAGGCATTGCTGATCGAGTCGTCGCGTACTTTGTACCCGTGGTGTTGTTGATCGCATTGCTTACTGCCCTCGCATGGCTTTTCGTAATGCCTGGCGGCTCAATCGATCAAGCACTCATCCATGCGGTCGCTGTACTCATTATTGCTTGCCCATGTGCAATGGGACTCGCGGTTCCTACGAGTGTGATGGTGGGTACGGGCAAGGCGGCGCAACAAGGGATTCTGTTTCGCTCGACGGATGCGATCGAGTCTTTGAGCCAAGTTGCATTGATCGCTTTTGATAAAACCGGAACGCTGACGGTTGGAAAACCGCACCTCTCGCTATTCCACGTATTGCCACCGTTCTCGAGTGACGACTTGCTGGCCCAACTGGCTCTCGTAGAACAGCGATCGGAGCACCCTTTGGCCACGGCTATTGTGGATGCCGCTGCCAAAGGGCCCAAGTCGCCTCTTACCGTAACCAGCTTTAACGCCATTGCAGGCGCGGGAGTTGAAGCCGAATTATCCAACGGTCACGCGATAATCATCGGCTCGGAAAAGATGATGCGAGAACGCCGCATCGAAACATCGTCGTTTGATGCACAAGTAGCTGATGCAATGTCCGAGGGGAGCGGATACTTTTTCGCGGCCGTCGATGGTTCGCTCGCCGCGATCATGATCGTGTCAGATCCGATCAAACCATCGACGCAAAGCGCAGTGGAGCATCTAAAACAATCGGGCTACGAAGTGGCGCTCATCTCAGGGGACAATGAGCGAACCGCGTTATCCATTGCAGATCGCTGCGGAATACCAGCAACGATGGTCTATGCGGAAGTACGTCCGAATGACAAGGCTGACGTGGTATACACGCTCAAGCGAGACGGACGGCGTGTGGCTTTCGTGGGCGACGGCTTGAACGATGCTCCTGCACTAACGATCGCCGATGTCGGCATCGCGATGGGCACAGGAACAGACCTTGCGATCGAGAGCGCCGACGTGATCGCCATGTCTGGCGACATTCAAAATATTCCGCGTGCGATAAGCTTGTCGAAGGCCGTGATGTTGAACATCAAGCAGAATCTGGGCTGGGCGTTTGGCTACAACGTTTTGCTTATTCCCATTGCAACCGGCCTGCTTAAACCCATGACAGGTCTGAGTCTGTCACCGATAGCGGCAGGTCTGGCGATGAGTCTCTCTAGCTTCTTTGTCGTGACAAACGCATTGCGATTAAGGTCGTGGCGATGA
- a CDS encoding IS1380 family transposase, with translation MKSSFAKRIGARKKQILKRLAVARENRFSRGISNPNPVLATNSVKYELADRTHAISYAGVSAMLKLAGHVGLTDAINHRVQLLKSHAPYHESDHVLAMVMNVLCNGTRLEHLERLRNDSTFLDAIGADSIPDPTTAGDFCRRFHQSDIDSLMQAINEARINVWRQQDDAFFDQALIDVDGVIVATTAECKEGMDISYKGSWGYHPLLVSLANTKEVLAIVNRSGSVHSAHNAAAYLDKAICTCIAGGFRRIRMRGDCKFSQTEYLDGWDALGVRFQFGYEARANLKEIADNLDASAWKKLTRALPKNKTNETRTKPTNVKRQIIRERNYVHLELLHEEVAEFEYQPNACEKTYRMVVVRKNVSKEQGDVRLIDEIRYFFYISNDMPSVSSEDIVFGCNDRCDQENLIAQLSGGVRSLCAPVDNLESNWAYMVITSIAWNLKSWSALLTPVVTGQEQEHQAEKKRLLTMEFKTFLSVFIHVPCQILRHARKTIHRLLNWTDYTSAFFRLCAVLNL, from the coding sequence GTGAAGTCAAGTTTCGCAAAACGTATCGGTGCACGCAAGAAGCAAATCCTGAAAAGGCTCGCAGTAGCAAGGGAGAATCGCTTCTCTCGTGGTATCTCGAATCCGAATCCCGTTCTCGCTACCAACTCTGTCAAATACGAACTTGCTGATCGCACCCATGCCATCAGCTACGCTGGTGTCTCCGCCATGCTCAAGCTCGCCGGGCATGTCGGATTGACCGATGCCATCAATCATCGTGTCCAACTCTTAAAGTCACATGCTCCTTATCATGAATCCGACCACGTCCTCGCGATGGTTATGAATGTTCTATGCAACGGAACGAGGCTGGAGCATTTGGAGCGTCTTCGAAACGATTCGACATTCCTCGATGCGATCGGTGCCGATTCGATTCCTGATCCAACCACGGCAGGCGATTTCTGCCGTCGATTCCATCAATCCGACATCGACTCCCTGATGCAAGCTATTAACGAAGCCAGGATCAACGTATGGAGACAACAGGATGATGCGTTCTTTGACCAAGCCCTTATCGATGTCGATGGCGTTATCGTGGCAACTACAGCCGAGTGCAAAGAAGGAATGGATATCTCGTACAAGGGGAGTTGGGGATACCACCCTTTGCTGGTCAGCTTAGCCAACACCAAAGAAGTACTTGCGATTGTGAATCGCAGCGGTTCGGTTCACAGCGCTCACAACGCGGCAGCCTACTTAGATAAGGCGATCTGCACTTGTATCGCTGGAGGCTTCCGGCGCATTCGAATGCGAGGGGACTGCAAGTTCTCGCAGACGGAGTATCTCGACGGATGGGACGCCCTGGGAGTACGCTTCCAGTTCGGTTATGAGGCGCGAGCGAATCTGAAGGAAATCGCAGACAACTTGGATGCGTCGGCATGGAAGAAACTCACCCGCGCCTTGCCAAAAAACAAGACCAATGAAACTCGTACCAAACCCACCAATGTCAAACGCCAAATCATTCGGGAACGCAATTACGTCCATCTGGAGTTACTACATGAGGAAGTGGCCGAGTTCGAATACCAACCCAACGCCTGCGAGAAAACGTATCGAATGGTGGTTGTTCGGAAGAACGTCTCCAAAGAGCAGGGCGATGTTCGGCTCATCGACGAGATCCGCTACTTCTTTTACATCAGCAACGACATGCCCTCGGTATCGAGCGAGGACATTGTTTTTGGCTGCAATGACCGATGCGACCAAGAAAATTTGATAGCACAACTCTCCGGTGGAGTTCGATCGCTGTGCGCTCCGGTGGACAATTTGGAAAGCAACTGGGCGTATATGGTGATAACGAGTATTGCGTGGAACCTAAAATCCTGGTCTGCACTACTGACCCCCGTGGTGACTGGTCAAGAGCAAGAACATCAAGCAGAAAAGAAACGGCTCCTAACAATGGAATTTAAAACGTTTCTGTCCGTGTTCATTCATGTGCCATGCCAAATTCTACGACATGCCAGGAAAACGATTCATCGGCTCCTGAACTGGACGGACTACACATCAGCATTCTTCCGATTGTGTGCTGTGCTCAATCTGTAG
- a CDS encoding GNAT family N-acetyltransferase, giving the protein MLSQCNPLLQCEAFQYLDRKRFRCYALMASEAIVAYAWVGTGDIPAAHNSSGHVWTGLPLFLDPETAYLFAAFVKPEHRGKRLYQVLISQAAEILRADGVLRIALTTDANNARAIQAVKRMGFEVCGVTTFCAFVGWRRAYYCVSSSFEPSKVGQYVGDPRTR; this is encoded by the coding sequence ATTCTTTCACAGTGCAACCCGCTCCTCCAGTGCGAAGCTTTTCAATATCTCGATCGTAAAAGATTTCGTTGCTATGCATTAATGGCCAGCGAAGCAATTGTTGCATATGCCTGGGTTGGCACGGGCGATATTCCAGCCGCGCATAACTCCAGCGGACATGTATGGACAGGTCTTCCGTTATTTCTGGATCCTGAGACCGCTTATCTTTTCGCCGCATTCGTAAAACCTGAGCATCGTGGAAAGCGGTTATATCAAGTGCTCATTAGTCAGGCAGCAGAGATTCTTAGGGCGGACGGAGTCCTGCGAATTGCTTTAACGACTGACGCCAACAATGCACGAGCGATTCAGGCTGTAAAACGGATGGGATTCGAAGTTTGTGGAGTAACAACGTTTTGTGCGTTTGTTGGCTGGAGAAGAGCTTACTACTGCGTTTCGTCAAGCTTCGAGCCGAGTAAAGTTGGACAATACGTGGGTGACCCCCGCACTCGCTAG